Below is a genomic region from Mycolicibacter hiberniae.
GCACAGCTTGATCTTCCAGTCGCTGATCCGGCTGTCGATCAGCTCGATCGCCGGGGCGAAGGCCTCGGTGGCCGCCAGCACATCCTCTTCGGTGCAGTCCGCGCCCGGCAGATCCTTGGCCAGGATGAACGCGACCTCCACCTCGACCCGGGGATAGAGATAGTTCGACGCCTTGACCGGCTTGTCCTCGAACACCTGCATCTCGCTGAGCAGGTGTCCGTAGTCCGGTTCGTCGACACCCATCATCTGCTGCATCGCTTCGCTGGACAGGCCGACCTTGTGTCCCACGACGCGCGCGCCCTCGGCGATCCGCTGGCGAATGTTGATCAGCTGAATCTCGTAGGCGTCGACGACGTCGATCTCGGGCTGAGCCGCAGTCAACGGGGAGATCGGAACCCGACTGCGCTCCGCCTGCGCCAACTCGGCAGCGAGCTCCTCACGGATCTGGGCGCTGAGCATGATGGTCCCCTCGGGTGGTGGTGAGCGGGTGAAACG
It encodes:
- a CDS encoding 2-keto-4-pentenoate hydratase, with the protein product MLSAQIREELAAELAQAERSRVPISPLTAAQPEIDVVDAYEIQLINIRQRIAEGARVVGHKVGLSSEAMQQMMGVDEPDYGHLLSEMQVFEDKPVKASNYLYPRVEVEVAFILAKDLPGADCTEEDVLAATEAFAPAIELIDSRISDWKIKLCDTIADNASSAGFVLGKQRVKPGDIDIKSIDASLTKNGEVVAEGRSDAVLGNPVTAVAWLARKVESFGVRLKAGDIVLPGTATRAIDVHAGDDCVADFAGLGSVRLVFE